The nucleotide window TAGATGATCCCCGACTCCTTCTTCTTCGCGTCCACGTGGATCTTCCCCACCGCGAAGTTCGGATTCGCGCCCGGATGGCACTTCCCGCACGTCTTCGGCACGTTCTTCGGGTTCACCATGGAGACCGGATCGTCCGGCGGCCGGATGTCGTGCACTCCGTGGCAGGAGGAGCAGTTCGCCACCGTGCGGGAGCCGAACTGGTTCGCCACGCCGTGGAACGACTCATTGTAGGTGGCCACCTGCTCCGTCTCGATGCCGAACTTCCCCATGATCTTGATGGAGGAGTGGCACTTGGAGCACTGCTCCGACACGTGGGTCGAGTAGATGGTCGACTTTGGGTCTTTGCGGGCGTAGATCCGGTGCTCCCCGTGGCACCCTGTGCAGGAAGGCACTTCCGCGATCCCCTTCGCGAGCGCCGTCCCGTGGATCGACCCCTTGAACTGGGCGTAGATCTCCATGTGGCACTTGCCGCACGTCTCGGCGACCTTCCCCCGGGCGACCCTCGACCCGGGATCCTTCGCCTTGAGGATCGCGTGGCTGCCGTGGCAATCCTGACACAGCGGCGCCTTCGTGTTTCCGCGGGCGATCGCCGTGCCGTGGATCGAGTCGAAGTACGCGAGGACGTTGTCGGACTGGGGCGCCCCCTCGTGGTTCCCCTTGAAATGGCAGTGGGTGCAGGTCACCCGCTTGGGGCGCTCCCGGTGGGGGATCTCGCTCACGTCGAAATGGCAATCCGTGCACACCTTCTTCCCGTGCACCGACCCCGCCAGCGTGTCCCCGACGACGAAGAGGTCCCGGATCTGTCCGTCCACCAACAGCTTGCGGAACTCGGGCTTTCCGTGGCACAGGGTGCACTTCTCCAGCGAGATCGAGGCGGAGGCGTCCCGCGCGAGCCCGGGGAGGAACGCCCCCCCGAGGAAGACCAGGACCGCCGTGAGCGCGAACTTCCTCATAAGAGCCCTTCCCCTTTGAGTTTTTCGTATTCCAGCGGATGCTCCTCGCGCAGCCACTCCGCGGACACCTTCCCGGTGATCCACGACGGGTTCATCGGGAAGACGGAGGGGTGAAGGTGGACGTTGTAGAGATGCCAGAGGAAGAGGACCGCGAAGGCGAGGAGCCCCTGATAGCCGTGGATGACGATCGCGAGGTCGAGGACGACCTTCGGGAAGAAGATCATGGAGAACCCCTCCGCCCACAGCATGATGCCGGTGACCGAGATGAGGACGATCCCCACCGACGCGCCCCAGTACTGGAACTTCTCCTTGTACCCGTACCTCCCGAAGCGCGGATACTCCTTCGCCGTCCCGAGGTTGTACCGGAGCGACTGGAAGAAGTCGTCGATGTCCTGCCTGCCGATGAAGAGCTGGCGCAGCTCCGGCTTCCCTTCCCGGGAGAGGAGCATGTAGAAGACGTGGTACACGAGGTTCGCCATCAGCAGGACGGCGGCGATCCGGTGCACGATCCCCCGGTTGTGGACGCCCCCCTCCAGCCGGATGATCCACTGGGCCAGGGAGTTCTCGTGGTACATCAGGGCGAATCCCGTGACGGCGAGCACCGTGAGCAGCACCATCAGGAGGAGATGCTGTACGCGGAAGAGAAGCGACATCCGGATCACTTTCCCGGCCGCGAGGTCGGCGTGGCTCATGATTGCCCCTCCTTTCCGCCCGGCGCTTTTTCTTTCCTTCGGTTCCAGCGGCCGTACAGCTCCAGGCCGACGTGCAGGGCGAACAGGATCACCAGGGCGCCGATGAAGATCGTGTAGAAGAGCCGGACGGCGAACACCCCCATCGCCTTCTTCGGGGAAACCTCCACGTGGACGTCGCCCTTCGCGAAGTTGGGCCCCGCGTTGGGATGGCACTTCCCGCACGTCTTCGGGAGATTCGCCTTGTTGACCGTGGAGGCCGGGTCGGCCGACGGCAGGATGTCGTGCACTCCGTGGCAGGAGGAGCAGTTGGCGGCTTTCGTCATCCCGTACTCGACGGCGATCCCGTGGAACGACTCCATGTAGGAGGAGAACCGCTTCTTGGGGAGGGCGTACCGCGTGGAGATCGCCTCCTTCTCGTGGCAGCCCGCGCACGTCTTCGGGAGGTTCCGGGAACTCACGGACGAGGACGGGTCGTGGATCTTGGCGATCGTGTGCTCCCCGTGGCAATCCGTGCACACCGGCGATTCGGCGATCCCGGCGCGCATCCCTTTCCCGTGGACACTCTTTTCGTACTGTTCGAGGATCCCGGGGTGGCACTTCCCGCACATCGTGGGGATGTTCTGGCGGTGGGTGGCCGACCGGGGCTGATCCCCCGGCAGGATTGTGTGGTTGCCGTGGCAGTCGACGCAGACCGCGCTGCCGATCAGCCCCGACTTCTTCGACGCCATCCCGTGGACGCTCTGCTCGTACGCCGCCATCACCTTCTGGTCCGGCAGGTTGTATTTCTGCTCGATCGCCCGGTCCTTGTGGCACCGCAGGCAGGTGGCCACGATGTTCAGCCGGAAGGTCCGCGCCGCGGGATCCTTCGGCTTCCGGATGTCGTGCCTGCCGTGGCAGCCGTCGCACCCCGGAACGTCCGTGACCCCTTTCGCGTGCAGCTTTCCGTGGGAACTGCCGGCGTACGACTTCTCCGCGTCCCCGTGGCACTTGCCGCAGGAGACCTTCTTCAGCTTCCCGTGAGGGGCTTTCGCATCGGCGTGGCAGGTGACGCAGGAGCCCCCCCCGTGGACCGACGAACGGTACGCCTGCAGGTCGACGTGGAGCGACACCGCCTGCCCGTTGGGCAGCGTCTTCTCGATCGTCTTGTCCCCGTGGCAATCCATGCATTCGCCGACGCCGGCGGTGGCGGCGCCGGCGGGAACCGTAAAGAACAGCGCCGCGGCGGCCAGGGCCGCGGCCAGGAAGGGACGCATCATCCTCTTCACTCCTCCTCCTCCGGGGCGATCCGGGTGACGTCGGGAGGCGGGGTTTCCCCGCGGCGCCCGTACGCTTCGATCTCCTCGAGCTCGAGGGCGTGCTCATGCTCCATGTCGTGCCGCGAAAGCTTCCCGTCGATCCAGCTAAAGGACATGGGGGCGAAATCCGGGTTGATGAACACATAGTAGAGATGCCAGACGATGATGGCCAGGGTGGCCAGGATCGCCTCGTAGTAGTGGACCAACGTGGCCACGTCCAGCCCCCACATCGGGAGGTGCTTCAGCGCCTCGTTCTGGAACCAGAGAAGGAAGCCGGTGACGACCATCACGATCGTCCCCCACACGAGTGCGAGGTACTCCGCCTTCTCCACGTAGCTGAACCGGTCGAACTTCGGTTTCCGGTCGGCAAATCCGAGGTAGTACCGGATCGTCCCCACGACGTCTTCGGCGTCCTTCCAGCAGGGGAGCATCCGCACCAGCTGGCCGCGCCCCCTCGCGGTGAAGACCGCGTAGAAGAGGTGGTAGACGGAGGTGGCGATCATCAGGACCGCGGCGACGCGGTGGACCCAGCCGCGCAGGAAGACGTTGGTCTGGTCCGCGATCAGCGGAAGGGACCACTTGAACTTCAGCGCGAACCCTGTGATGACGAGGGTGAAGAAAGTCGTGAGGGTGAGGATGTGCTGCACCCGTTCGGAGCGGTTCAGCCGCTCGTAGCCGGGGTCCTCCCACTCCCGCCGGCGCCGGTAGAGCGCCTGCATCTTCCGGAAGTAGTCGAAGCCGTTGTGGACGAGCATCCCGCCGATCACCACGACGATCAGCCAGATGTAGATCCGCTCCACCCAGGCCTTGATCATTCCGCCCGTGCCGCCGGGGCCCACATGGATGTTCCCGCTGGCGAAGTTCGCCGTGGCGCCGGGGTGGCATTTGCCGCAGGTGATGGGGAGGTTTTTCGGGTGGATCGTGGAGCGGGGATCGGAGGAGGGGAAGATTTCATGCACGCCGTGGCAGGAAGAGCAGTTCGCCACGGTCTTGTCGCCCATGCGGGCGGAGAGGCCGTGGTAGCTCTGCTCGTACCCGCGCACCTTGTCGGCCGACAGCCCGTACCGCGCCGCCAGTTTCTCGGCGGCGTGGCAGGCGGCGCACGTCTTCCCGGAGACGGCGCCGAAGGAGACCTGGGAGGTCGGGTCGGCGGCCTGGCGGATGTCGTGCTCCCCGTGGCAGTCGGCGCAGTTCGGCGCGTCGGGGACCCCGCGGGCCAGCGACGTCCCGTGCACGCTCTCCCGGTAGATGGTGAAGACGCCGTAGTGGCACTTCCCGCAGGTCGCGGGGAGATTCCGCTTGTTGATGGAGGATGCGGGGTCCGTGCGCTCGAGCATTTCGTGGGCGCCGTGGCAGTCGGCGCACGTGGCGGACTTGTTCAGCCCCTTCTCCATGATGGCCTGGTTGTGGATCCCCCGGTCGTACATCCGGGAGGCCCCCGGGATGCCGACGTTCCGCTTCGAGGTGACCTCCGGGTTCGCGTGGCACCGGGCGCAGGTGGCGGCGAGGTTCCGGTAGTAGATCGGAGAGGTGGAGAGGGTCCGTTTCGGCACCGCATGGGCGCCGTGGCAATCCGCGCACGTCGGGCCGTTGACGACGGGCTTGCGGTCGGCGGCGACCACGTGCCGGCTCTTCGAGTAGACGGCGGCCACCTCGGAGTGGCACCCGGAGCAGTCCACCCTCTTCAACCGGGCGGGGTGCGGCAACGCCTTGATCTCCGTGTGGCAGTCGGTGCAGGAAACATCCGCGTGCACGGACATCTTGTACGGCCCGGGGTCGACGTGGAGCGACATGCCGGGGAACTTCCCGAAGGGGCTATCGAGCCGCTTCGCCCCCCCCGGCGTCACGTTGGAGGCCTTTTCCGCCGGGGACCAGCCGAGGATCGCCGGGTCGCCGTGGCAGTCGAGGCACTGCCCGTTGTCCAGCGCGAAGGCGGCGCCGGCAAAAAGCGGAAGGATCGTCAAGGCAAAGATCACAGTAAGGAAAGACCGGAGCGTACGCCTGCGTGGTATCGCCATCGCATCCACCCCTTGTTCGATGTCGCGGATCGCAGAGTCGCGGGGAGTCGCCGTACTTATTGTCGACTGTATACATACCGCATCGATCCTGACGGAATCAAGGGAAAAATGCCGCCGGCGAG belongs to Deltaproteobacteria bacterium and includes:
- a CDS encoding cytochrome c3 family protein, with product MRKFALTAVLVFLGGAFLPGLARDASASISLEKCTLCHGKPEFRKLLVDGQIRDLFVVGDTLAGSVHGKKVCTDCHFDVSEIPHRERPKRVTCTHCHFKGNHEGAPQSDNVLAYFDSIHGTAIARGNTKAPLCQDCHGSHAILKAKDPGSRVARGKVAETCGKCHMEIYAQFKGSIHGTALAKGIAEVPSCTGCHGEHRIYARKDPKSTIYSTHVSEQCSKCHSSIKIMGKFGIETEQVATYNESFHGVANQFGSRTVANCSSCHGVHDIRPPDDPVSMVNPKNVPKTCGKCHPGANPNFAVGKIHVDAKKKESGIIYWTATFFKWLTIGTMLALVVHIFLDMYGRTRRLRGER
- a CDS encoding cytochrome b/b6 domain-containing protein, with the translated sequence MSHADLAAGKVIRMSLLFRVQHLLLMVLLTVLAVTGFALMYHENSLAQWIIRLEGGVHNRGIVHRIAAVLLMANLVYHVFYMLLSREGKPELRQLFIGRQDIDDFFQSLRYNLGTAKEYPRFGRYGYKEKFQYWGASVGIVLISVTGIMLWAEGFSMIFFPKVVLDLAIVIHGYQGLLAFAVLFLWHLYNVHLHPSVFPMNPSWITGKVSAEWLREEHPLEYEKLKGEGLL
- a CDS encoding cytochrome c3 family protein — its product is MTILPLFAGAAFALDNGQCLDCHGDPAILGWSPAEKASNVTPGGAKRLDSPFGKFPGMSLHVDPGPYKMSVHADVSCTDCHTEIKALPHPARLKRVDCSGCHSEVAAVYSKSRHVVAADRKPVVNGPTCADCHGAHAVPKRTLSTSPIYYRNLAATCARCHANPEVTSKRNVGIPGASRMYDRGIHNQAIMEKGLNKSATCADCHGAHEMLERTDPASSINKRNLPATCGKCHYGVFTIYRESVHGTSLARGVPDAPNCADCHGEHDIRQAADPTSQVSFGAVSGKTCAACHAAEKLAARYGLSADKVRGYEQSYHGLSARMGDKTVANCSSCHGVHEIFPSSDPRSTIHPKNLPITCGKCHPGATANFASGNIHVGPGGTGGMIKAWVERIYIWLIVVVIGGMLVHNGFDYFRKMQALYRRRREWEDPGYERLNRSERVQHILTLTTFFTLVITGFALKFKWSLPLIADQTNVFLRGWVHRVAAVLMIATSVYHLFYAVFTARGRGQLVRMLPCWKDAEDVVGTIRYYLGFADRKPKFDRFSYVEKAEYLALVWGTIVMVVTGFLLWFQNEALKHLPMWGLDVATLVHYYEAILATLAIIVWHLYYVFINPDFAPMSFSWIDGKLSRHDMEHEHALELEEIEAYGRRGETPPPDVTRIAPEEEE